One genomic region from Chthoniobacterales bacterium encodes:
- a CDS encoding NADH-quinone oxidoreductase subunit J, whose protein sequence is MSAAAFIFIAIFTLSGALAAACLRKLIHAALCLVAAFLGLALFYFLLGAEFVGLVQVFVYVGAVAVLVVFTILLTRREEENTGGFNWGGALVALAVFAGLIWTIFKTPATSVAAPAIEPLTVKQIGEALMTSYVWPLQCVGLLLTAALIGALVLVMEEKR, encoded by the coding sequence ATGAGCGCCGCCGCTTTCATTTTCATCGCGATCTTCACCCTTTCGGGCGCGTTGGCCGCGGCCTGTTTGCGCAAGCTGATCCACGCCGCCCTTTGCCTCGTCGCGGCGTTCCTCGGCCTGGCTCTCTTTTATTTCCTGCTCGGCGCGGAATTCGTGGGGCTGGTGCAGGTCTTCGTGTATGTCGGCGCCGTCGCGGTCCTGGTCGTTTTCACGATCCTGCTCACCCGGCGCGAAGAAGAGAACACCGGCGGTTTTAACTGGGGCGGCGCGCTGGTCGCGCTCGCGGTGTTTGCCGGTTTGATCTGGACGATTTTCAAGACGCCCGCCACTTCTGTGGCCGCGCCCGCGATCGAACCGCTCACCGTGAAACAAATCGGTGAAGCGCTCATGACCAGCTACGTCTGGCCGCTCCAATGCGTCGGCCTGTTGCTCACCGCCGCTTTAATCGGAGCGCTCGTTCTCGTCATGGAGGAAAAGCGATGA
- the nuoK gene encoding NADH-quinone oxidoreductase subunit NuoK — protein sequence MTPTLQLCLVISAALFSIGLLAALSRKHAIFILIGIELMLAAANLNFIAFWRFGPEPQNPTGVMVAIFSIAIAAAEAAVGLALVIAVYRHYRTTNVHKLNSMRG from the coding sequence ATGACGCCCACTCTCCAACTCTGTCTTGTTATCTCCGCCGCGTTGTTCTCAATCGGCCTCCTCGCCGCGCTCAGCCGCAAACACGCCATTTTCATCCTCATCGGGATCGAGCTCATGCTCGCGGCGGCGAATTTGAATTTCATCGCCTTCTGGCGGTTCGGCCCCGAACCGCAAAACCCGACCGGCGTGATGGTCGCCATCTTTTCGATTGCGATTGCCGCGGCCGAAGCCGCCGTCGGCCTCGCGCTGGTTATCGCCGTTTACCGGCATTACCGAACCACCAACGTACACAAGCTGAATTCGATGAGGGGATAA
- a CDS encoding ATP-binding protein — translation MTKKRKTTGISTRSALQKHFGSLALENLVTATRTFPATARVDLQQALNRVFDQSYQADLIGVHSQYVHETLTVPHLLQDENYPVLIGPLQHNEIDIGDVLPTRCLKQGLWLASNQETRFAALLTPAERFGRSEGMHVEIAVPPGEEGLQLSRTFLDRVEKLVNEAGSYRGKVISLEATGSYSGKAGSVKVHRLRSVKRNEVILPEKTLKLLERNVTEFISQRERLRSLGMAIKKGLLFYGPPGTGKTHTIHYLASQLANHTTLLITAEQVGLLDEYFQLARFLQPAMVVIEDVDLIARAREEMRSACEESLLNRLLNEMDGLREDAAVLFVLTTNRPDQLEAALASRPGRIDQAIEFPLPDEAGRRKLIQLYSYGLSVPNDVAEAIVQKTTKASAAFIKELMRRCAQYLLQSGHDGGLSSDQMEAALDEMLFSGGSLNVKLLGGAIEN, via the coding sequence GTGACGAAAAAACGCAAGACGACCGGCATCTCCACGCGTTCAGCTCTCCAGAAACATTTCGGGAGCCTGGCTTTGGAGAATTTGGTTACCGCCACTCGTACCTTCCCCGCCACCGCTCGAGTCGATTTACAACAAGCGTTGAATCGGGTTTTTGACCAATCCTATCAGGCGGACTTGATCGGGGTTCACTCTCAGTACGTCCATGAGACGCTCACCGTTCCTCACCTCTTGCAGGATGAAAACTATCCGGTCCTGATAGGGCCGCTCCAGCACAATGAAATAGATATCGGCGACGTCCTTCCCACGCGCTGCCTGAAACAGGGACTATGGCTGGCGTCGAATCAGGAGACTCGTTTCGCCGCATTGCTTACCCCGGCGGAACGCTTCGGTCGCAGTGAAGGAATGCACGTCGAGATCGCCGTGCCCCCGGGCGAGGAGGGCCTGCAACTGTCCCGTACCTTCCTTGATCGGGTGGAGAAGCTGGTCAATGAAGCCGGGTCTTACCGGGGCAAGGTCATCTCGCTCGAAGCCACGGGCTCGTACTCGGGCAAGGCCGGGAGCGTCAAGGTCCATAGGCTGCGTTCCGTCAAGCGTAATGAAGTTATCTTGCCGGAAAAAACGCTCAAACTTCTCGAACGCAATGTTACCGAATTCATTTCCCAACGCGAACGGTTGCGAAGTTTGGGCATGGCGATCAAAAAAGGCCTCCTCTTCTACGGACCCCCGGGCACGGGGAAAACTCACACGATTCACTACCTGGCAAGCCAGCTGGCAAACCACACCACCTTATTAATCACGGCCGAGCAAGTCGGCTTGCTGGACGAATACTTTCAGCTCGCGCGTTTCCTCCAGCCCGCCATGGTCGTGATCGAAGATGTTGATCTCATTGCGCGCGCACGCGAAGAGATGCGCAGTGCCTGCGAAGAGAGCCTGCTCAATCGATTGTTAAATGAGATGGACGGATTGCGAGAGGATGCTGCCGTCCTATTCGTCCTAACCACAAATCGCCCAGACCAGCTTGAAGCCGCCCTCGCCTCGCGCCCAGGGCGTATCGACCAGGCAATCGAATTCCCACTCCCCGATGAAGCCGGTCGCCGGAAACTGATCCAGCTTTACTCCTATGGTTTGAGCGTCCCGAATGACGTCGCGGAAGCGATCGTGCAAAAGACAACAAAAGCGAGCGCGGCTTTTATCAAGGAACTGATGCGGCGGTGCGCGCAGTATCTATTGCAAAGCGGACACGACGGCGGTCTCTCTTCCGACCAGATGGAAGCAGCGTTAGATGAAATGCTCTTTAGCGGCGGAAGCTTGAACGTGAAACTCCTGGGCGGAGCAATAGAAAATTGA
- the nuoL gene encoding NADH-quinone oxidoreductase subunit L, translating to MSWIVLNLWLVPAVPLAASLLILSIANSRRTAAGALAILGQLIALVLAISAFLPTLEEPGRRLVNNFTWFTFGEQSVRIGWVIDPLAAGMLVMITFVGLWIFVFSKGYMADDKAFTRFFAYLSFFSAAMLGVVIANSLLLLFVSWELVGLASYLLIGFWIHKPSAAAAARKAFITTRIGDLGFFLGMLWLYHDAGTLLFYDGGKGCLEAAGLLAIGSSATFIALLIFSGAVGKSGQFPLHVWLPDAMEGPTPVSALIHAATMVAAGVFLVARVYPIFLLGAIDGVTTSLTVVVWIGVITALMAALIAIAQADIKRILAYSTVSQLGLMMVSLGVGGVAAGIMHLLAHGFFKALLFLGSGSVIYGCHHEQDIRKMGGLRKIMPITFVTYAIGMMALSGVPLFFAGAWTKEEILHATSHWPKSSVPHYLMMAGVVLTALYMTRQMIYVFFGNRRTTEAAHESPAVMTRPLIVLALCTIGLSAILTPAWPWLHSYLSGEPAEVDFGRLIQPMLFISLGLVAAGIGLGVLMYRRAGVTDPLQQVQPVLFRFLENKMWLDELYAHTVIALSKTAALVSSWLDRFFWDGLVRAVGGIGRMFGGFSAGFDEHGINAGADGGAAGARGIGRLMSRFHSGQVQVYLGAVAVAVVALLLFYAWLA from the coding sequence TTGAGCTGGATCGTCCTCAATCTCTGGCTGGTTCCGGCCGTGCCGCTGGCGGCTTCGCTTCTCATTTTGAGTATCGCGAACTCACGCCGTACCGCGGCAGGGGCTCTCGCCATCCTGGGTCAGTTGATCGCCCTCGTCCTGGCGATCTCTGCCTTTCTTCCGACGCTCGAAGAGCCGGGCCGCCGCCTGGTTAACAACTTTACCTGGTTCACGTTTGGCGAACAGTCCGTCCGGATCGGCTGGGTCATCGACCCGCTCGCGGCCGGAATGCTCGTCATGATCACCTTCGTGGGTCTTTGGATTTTCGTTTTCAGCAAAGGCTACATGGCGGACGACAAGGCCTTTACTCGGTTCTTTGCCTACCTCTCGTTTTTTTCCGCCGCGATGCTCGGCGTCGTCATCGCGAACAGCCTCCTCCTCCTCTTTGTTTCGTGGGAGCTGGTCGGCCTCGCGTCCTACCTGCTTATCGGTTTTTGGATTCACAAACCGAGTGCCGCCGCCGCCGCCAGGAAAGCCTTTATCACGACGCGGATTGGCGATCTCGGGTTCTTTCTCGGAATGCTCTGGCTCTATCACGATGCCGGCACGCTCCTGTTTTATGACGGCGGCAAGGGCTGCCTCGAAGCAGCGGGCCTGCTCGCGATCGGGTCGAGTGCGACTTTCATCGCGCTGCTGATCTTCTCCGGTGCCGTTGGCAAGTCGGGCCAGTTCCCGCTCCACGTCTGGTTGCCGGACGCGATGGAGGGTCCGACGCCGGTGAGCGCGTTGATCCACGCGGCCACGATGGTCGCAGCCGGTGTTTTCCTCGTCGCCCGTGTTTATCCGATCTTCTTGTTAGGGGCAATCGATGGCGTAACCACGTCGCTGACGGTCGTGGTCTGGATCGGCGTCATCACCGCGCTGATGGCCGCGCTTATCGCCATCGCGCAGGCGGACATCAAGCGCATCCTGGCTTATTCCACCGTTTCGCAGCTTGGCCTGATGATGGTTTCGCTTGGCGTCGGCGGGGTGGCGGCCGGCATCATGCATTTGCTGGCCCACGGTTTTTTCAAAGCGCTGTTGTTCCTGGGATCCGGCTCCGTCATTTACGGCTGCCATCACGAGCAGGACATCCGGAAAATGGGAGGCCTGCGAAAGATCATGCCGATCACCTTCGTCACTTACGCCATTGGCATGATGGCACTGAGCGGTGTGCCGCTGTTTTTCGCCGGCGCCTGGACGAAGGAGGAAATTCTGCACGCCACCAGTCATTGGCCAAAATCATCCGTCCCGCATTACCTCATGATGGCCGGGGTCGTTCTGACCGCGCTCTACATGACGCGACAGATGATCTACGTCTTCTTCGGCAACCGGCGCACGACGGAGGCGGCGCACGAAAGCCCGGCGGTCATGACGCGGCCGCTCATCGTGCTCGCTCTTTGCACGATCGGCCTCAGCGCGATTCTGACTCCGGCCTGGCCGTGGTTGCATAGCTATCTGTCCGGCGAACCGGCAGAAGTTGATTTCGGACGGCTGATCCAGCCGATGCTGTTCATTTCGCTCGGACTGGTCGCAGCGGGGATTGGTCTGGGCGTTTTGATGTATCGCCGGGCCGGTGTCACCGATCCGCTCCAGCAAGTGCAGCCCGTGCTGTTCAGGTTTCTCGAAAACAAGATGTGGCTGGACGAACTTTACGCCCACACCGTCATCGCGCTGAGCAAGACAGCCGCCCTTGTTTCGAGTTGGCTGGATCGATTCTTTTGGGACGGCCTCGTCCGGGCCGTCGGCGGAATCGGGCGAATGTTCGGCGGATTCTCGGCGGGCTTCGATGAGCACGGGATCAACGCCGGCGCCGATGGTGGCGCCGCTGGAGCTCGCGGGATTGGCCGGCTGATGTCACGATTCCACTCCGGACAGGTCCAGGTTTATCTCGGCGCGGTCGCTGTCGCCGTCGTGGCGCTGCTTCTTTTCTACGCATGGCTGGCCTGA
- a CDS encoding NADH-quinone oxidoreductase subunit M: MAGLITILILLPLIGALLVSVVRPNAARGVALGFNVLSAGVAFLLWRNFQTGNAGLQFVERHAWIPSIGAEYLVGIDGLSLLLVILASLIFPFAFLAQRMSRGACALLLVMQAALYGNFTAHNFVLWFLFYEMSLVPGFLLIKIWGGPNRDWAATKFFLYTFLGSVAMLLAFLGIYFAKGSFDFARLTELARSAPLLTGRLGWLAFAGIFLGLAVKVPLFPFHTWLPDAYEAAPTSVSMVLTGVLSKMGVYGFIRLLLPLFPREIQALGPWLLGLAVCSIVFASLAAWAQSDLKRMVAYLSINHLGYCLLALFAVSSATARPVVEIQAALSGVFLEIFNHGITAAALFYFVGLLEERRGSRGLHDFGGLMQRTPLLCGWMAVAMFSSLGLPGLNGFIGEFLIFKGAFSLAMIPTAVAVLGLLFTAITFLRAIQLLFSGPLAESCSAFPELLGREKLVIVPISLLMFAVGIAPQFVFNIFNSAVMQMTRLFA, encoded by the coding sequence ATGGCTGGCCTGATCACCATTCTCATCCTGTTGCCGCTGATCGGCGCGCTTTTGGTCAGCGTCGTCCGGCCGAATGCGGCTCGCGGCGTCGCGCTCGGCTTCAACGTGTTGTCGGCCGGAGTCGCGTTTCTTTTGTGGCGAAACTTCCAGACCGGGAATGCCGGGCTCCAGTTCGTCGAGCGCCACGCCTGGATTCCCTCGATCGGCGCCGAATATCTCGTCGGAATCGACGGCTTAAGCCTTCTCCTCGTTATTCTCGCCTCGCTTATTTTCCCCTTCGCGTTTCTCGCCCAACGAATGAGTCGCGGCGCCTGCGCGCTTCTCCTCGTCATGCAGGCGGCGCTCTACGGGAATTTCACCGCGCACAATTTCGTCCTCTGGTTCCTCTTCTACGAGATGAGCCTGGTCCCGGGCTTTCTCCTCATCAAAATCTGGGGCGGGCCGAATCGAGATTGGGCTGCGACCAAATTCTTCCTCTACACCTTCCTCGGCAGCGTCGCGATGCTGCTCGCCTTTCTCGGCATTTATTTCGCGAAAGGCAGCTTCGACTTCGCCCGCCTGACTGAGCTGGCCCGTAGCGCGCCGTTGCTGACCGGGCGGCTCGGCTGGCTCGCTTTCGCCGGAATTTTCCTTGGACTCGCCGTCAAGGTCCCGCTCTTTCCCTTTCACACCTGGCTGCCCGATGCCTACGAAGCGGCGCCGACCAGCGTCTCGATGGTCCTGACTGGCGTCCTTTCGAAAATGGGCGTTTACGGGTTTATCCGTCTCTTGCTCCCGCTTTTCCCCCGGGAAATCCAGGCGCTTGGGCCATGGCTGCTCGGACTTGCGGTTTGCTCCATCGTCTTCGCTTCGCTGGCCGCGTGGGCCCAGTCGGATCTGAAACGAATGGTCGCTTATCTTTCGATCAACCATCTGGGTTATTGTCTGCTCGCCTTGTTCGCCGTGAGCTCGGCCACGGCGCGGCCCGTGGTTGAAATCCAGGCGGCCTTGAGCGGCGTGTTCCTGGAAATCTTCAATCACGGCATCACCGCGGCGGCGCTCTTTTATTTCGTCGGGCTCCTGGAGGAACGGCGCGGCTCACGCGGCCTTCACGATTTTGGCGGATTGATGCAACGAACTCCGTTGCTCTGCGGCTGGATGGCTGTGGCCATGTTTTCCTCGCTGGGCTTGCCGGGGCTCAACGGCTTCATCGGCGAGTTCCTCATCTTCAAGGGGGCGTTTAGCCTGGCAATGATCCCAACCGCGGTCGCTGTCCTGGGTTTGCTCTTTACCGCGATCACTTTCCTGCGCGCGATCCAACTGCTCTTCAGCGGTCCGCTCGCCGAAAGCTGCAGCGCTTTTCCGGAACTCTTGGGCCGGGAAAAGCTCGTCATCGTCCCGATTAGCCTGCTGATGTTCGCCGTCGGCATCGCCCCGCAATTCGTCTTCAACATCTTCAACAGCGCCGTCATGCAGATGACGCGGCTGTTTGCCTGA
- a CDS encoding ORF6N domain-containing protein has translation MSQELIPVARIAQSILYLRGQKTILDSELSALYGVATKVLNQAVKRNAARFPGDFMFQLTAEESRSLRSQFVTLKQGKHFTYRPYAFTEQGVAMLSSVLKSERAVKVNIVIMRAFVKLRETIETNRELARRFAELERRVGQHDEKIGAILEAIRQLMAPPQKPAREIGFHVREKAPPYRARNHR, from the coding sequence ATGAGCCAAGAACTCATTCCAGTCGCTCGAATTGCGCAGAGCATCCTGTATTTGCGAGGCCAGAAAACCATCCTCGATTCCGAGCTGTCGGCCTTGTACGGCGTCGCAACCAAGGTGCTTAATCAGGCGGTCAAGCGCAACGCCGCCCGGTTCCCCGGGGACTTCATGTTTCAACTTACCGCGGAAGAGTCGCGGTCTCTAAGGTCACAATTTGTGACCTTAAAACAGGGCAAGCATTTCACGTATCGTCCCTATGCTTTTACCGAACAAGGCGTCGCGATGTTGTCGAGCGTCTTAAAAAGCGAACGCGCGGTGAAGGTCAACATCGTGATCATGCGCGCCTTCGTGAAGCTGCGCGAAACGATCGAGACGAATCGGGAGTTAGCTCGGAGATTCGCCGAACTCGAGAGACGTGTCGGCCAGCATGACGAAAAGATCGGCGCGATCCTCGAAGCCATCCGGCAGTTGATGGCGCCGCCGCAGAAACCAGCCCGAGAAATCGGGTTTCACGTGCGCGAGAAAGCGCCCCCCTATCGCGCACGTAACCATCGATGA
- a CDS encoding NADH-quinone oxidoreductase subunit M, which translates to MIAWTIYLTFLGALLLLFLPPMLARWMGLLTAVAGFAVSLDAFFTATDHATFKTIVQLPWIRALGFDYHLAVDGISLTMCLVTGLTAVSAILFSWDVEERPNEFFFWLLLVVGGSYGVFLSADLFLLFVFYELVIVPKYFLIAIWGSTNKEYGAMKLSLYSFLGGALVLLGIIAIYTTAGGLDLHRLAQLQFTPHFQSWVFPVLFLGFAVLAGIWPFHTWAPTGHVAAPTAGSMLLAGIVMKLGAYGALRVAMNLFPQGFHQWSKWIAVLGVIGIVYAAAVALRQRDLKFVIGYSSVSHMGFVLLGLATANALGVGGAVLQMFSHGVIAALLFAVAGRMVYRRTHTRDLDTLSGMNLSHALPFAAFSFVIASAASMGIPGFSGFAAEITILLGAWKAFPWAVLITGAGMVLVAAFTLRALKKAFFAEPHSSVHTQQGRVPLDPDFDEQSAITAAEKWGAGLLMFATLAVGLYPKVLLDRILPAVEAMRWLKP; encoded by the coding sequence ATGATCGCCTGGACCATTTACCTCACTTTCCTGGGCGCGCTTCTGCTCCTCTTTCTGCCGCCCATGCTGGCCCGTTGGATGGGGCTGCTTACCGCGGTGGCCGGATTCGCGGTCAGCCTGGACGCGTTTTTCACCGCCACCGACCACGCAACCTTTAAGACCATCGTCCAGCTTCCATGGATCCGGGCGCTTGGGTTTGACTATCATCTCGCTGTCGACGGCATCAGCCTCACGATGTGTCTCGTCACTGGTCTGACGGCGGTGAGCGCCATCCTGTTTTCCTGGGACGTCGAGGAACGCCCTAACGAATTCTTCTTCTGGTTGCTGCTCGTAGTGGGCGGCTCCTACGGCGTTTTTCTCAGCGCCGATCTCTTTCTCCTTTTCGTCTTTTACGAGCTGGTGATCGTTCCGAAATACTTCCTCATCGCGATCTGGGGTTCGACGAACAAGGAATACGGCGCGATGAAGCTGTCCCTTTATTCCTTCCTGGGCGGTGCTCTCGTCCTTCTTGGGATTATTGCCATTTACACGACGGCGGGAGGCCTTGATTTGCATCGGCTCGCCCAGCTTCAGTTCACGCCTCATTTTCAGTCCTGGGTCTTCCCCGTTTTGTTTCTCGGGTTCGCCGTGCTCGCGGGCATCTGGCCGTTCCACACCTGGGCGCCGACCGGCCACGTCGCTGCGCCGACCGCTGGTTCGATGTTGCTCGCCGGCATCGTCATGAAACTGGGCGCTTACGGCGCCTTGCGGGTGGCGATGAATCTTTTCCCACAGGGTTTCCACCAATGGAGCAAATGGATCGCGGTCCTCGGCGTGATCGGAATCGTTTATGCCGCGGCAGTAGCGTTGCGCCAGCGCGACCTCAAATTCGTCATTGGCTATTCGAGCGTCAGCCACATGGGCTTCGTCCTGCTGGGCCTGGCGACGGCAAACGCGCTCGGCGTGGGCGGAGCGGTCCTGCAAATGTTTTCGCACGGCGTGATCGCAGCCCTTCTCTTCGCCGTGGCCGGTCGAATGGTTTATCGGCGCACTCATACGCGCGATCTCGACACGCTCTCCGGGATGAACTTGAGCCACGCCCTGCCGTTTGCCGCGTTTTCCTTCGTCATCGCTTCCGCCGCTTCCATGGGCATCCCCGGCTTCAGCGGGTTCGCCGCGGAGATCACCATCCTGCTGGGAGCCTGGAAGGCATTTCCATGGGCGGTGCTGATCACCGGCGCCGGCATGGTCCTGGTGGCCGCGTTTACCTTGCGCGCCTTGAAAAAGGCGTTCTTCGCGGAGCCGCATTCGTCCGTCCATACCCAGCAAGGCCGGGTGCCGCTCGATCCCGACTTTGACGAACAGTCCGCTATTACCGCGGCGGAAAAATGGGGAGCCGGCCTGCTGATGTTCGCCACTTTGGCGGTGGGCCTTTATCCGAAAGTCCTGCTCGATCGCATTCTGCCCGCGGTTGAGGCCATGCGGTGGTTGAAGCCATGA
- a CDS encoding NADH-quinone oxidoreductase subunit N gives MNYFEILRLAAPEAVVVGTALAVLALGLIRGRTPGMCSAVAAAGLLFATAAVLLLPGEAVLLNGMLVITPLTSLFKIICLALAFFTVILARSHGSFPHHGEYLALLLLATVGLMLLVGSEELLLIFIGLELTGLSLYVLAGFDRTDVRSAEAGLKYFLFGSTASAFTLFGISLVYGMAGSTSLAAIAPKLGAVSPLLAAGIVMTLIGFAFKIAAAPFHLWAPDTYQGAPVPSAAFIASGSKVASFVVLGKIVLVGFGPLRGDAGWHAMVAGWAPLLAVLAALSILVGNLVALAQSNVRRLLAYSAVAHAGYTLLGLVAGGRAGFSATLFYTMVYAFTLVGAFAVVGLVRRETGGDDFPHFAGLRSRSPWLAGCMAIFMLSLAGLPPLAGFFGKFYLFSVALGAGGNHGLLWLVALALFGSLISFYYYLLVLKVIFVDQSVGDTPVLKVDFLQRLSIALLAGLVLLLGALPGGLVWKISSSLP, from the coding sequence ATGAACTATTTCGAAATCCTTCGCCTGGCCGCGCCCGAAGCGGTCGTCGTCGGTACGGCGCTTGCCGTTCTGGCGCTTGGATTGATCAGGGGCCGGACGCCTGGAATGTGTTCAGCAGTCGCCGCGGCGGGGCTCCTTTTCGCCACCGCCGCTGTTCTCCTTTTGCCGGGGGAAGCGGTGCTGTTGAACGGCATGCTCGTGATCACGCCGCTGACGTCCCTTTTCAAAATCATTTGCCTGGCGCTCGCCTTTTTCACCGTGATCCTCGCCCGCAGCCACGGGTCGTTTCCTCATCATGGCGAATACCTCGCGCTTCTTCTCCTCGCCACGGTCGGACTGATGCTGCTGGTCGGCAGCGAAGAATTGCTCCTCATTTTCATCGGCCTCGAACTGACTGGCCTGTCGCTCTATGTCCTGGCTGGTTTCGACCGGACCGATGTTCGTTCCGCCGAAGCGGGTCTGAAGTATTTTCTATTCGGGAGCACAGCGAGCGCGTTCACGCTTTTCGGGATTAGTCTCGTCTACGGAATGGCGGGTAGCACGAGTCTCGCCGCGATCGCGCCGAAACTCGGTGCGGTCTCGCCGCTGCTCGCCGCCGGGATTGTCATGACGCTGATCGGCTTCGCCTTCAAGATTGCCGCCGCGCCTTTCCACCTCTGGGCGCCGGACACCTACCAGGGGGCGCCAGTTCCGTCCGCCGCATTCATCGCCTCGGGATCCAAAGTGGCGTCGTTCGTTGTCCTTGGAAAAATCGTCCTGGTGGGCTTTGGACCCCTTCGAGGAGACGCTGGCTGGCATGCGATGGTGGCAGGCTGGGCGCCGCTGCTCGCTGTCTTGGCGGCTTTGTCGATCCTCGTCGGAAACCTCGTCGCGCTCGCTCAATCCAACGTGCGCCGCCTGCTGGCCTACTCGGCCGTTGCCCACGCCGGTTACACTCTGCTCGGACTCGTGGCGGGCGGGCGCGCGGGATTCAGCGCCACCTTGTTCTACACCATGGTGTATGCCTTTACGTTGGTCGGCGCGTTCGCCGTCGTCGGGCTGGTCCGCCGCGAAACGGGCGGCGATGATTTTCCCCATTTCGCCGGGCTCCGGTCTCGCTCGCCCTGGCTCGCCGGATGCATGGCGATCTTCATGCTGTCCCTTGCCGGGCTGCCCCCGCTCGCGGGATTCTTTGGCAAATTTTACTTGTTTAGTGTCGCGCTGGGCGCGGGCGGCAACCATGGGCTGCTCTGGCTCGTCGCGCTCGCGCTCTTCGGGAGCCTCATCTCCTTTTATTATTACCTGTTGGTTTTGAAGGTAATTTTTGTCGACCAGAGCGTGGGCGACACCCCCGTTCTCAAAGTGGATTTTCTGCAAAGACTCTCCATCGCCTTGCTGGCTGGCCTGGTTCTCCTGCTGGGCGCCCTCCCGGGCGGCCTGGTCTGGAAAATCAGCAGCTCGCTTCCGTAG
- a CDS encoding DUF1579 domain-containing protein, whose protein sequence is MNILTTTLKSLTLLFVAAGLAFAQTPSAKTAPDSTKSASSPAAAAAMTPATAAATTTTASTAPSAEEMKKMMELSQLNDNHKLLASTAGTWSYVVKMWMDPKGSPTESKGTAIRKAVMDGRYVTGDYSGNFKMPGADGKPKEMKFQGMSMDGYDNVKQKFVSGWVDNMGTGIYITEGTYDASSKTITYTGEFEMMPGMKSKVRELIKFTDKDHMAMEYFEDRGQGEAKSMEISYTRKK, encoded by the coding sequence ATGAACATCCTAACCACAACCCTAAAATCACTGACCCTCTTGTTCGTGGCCGCCGGGCTCGCTTTTGCCCAGACGCCCTCGGCCAAGACGGCTCCCGACTCCACCAAATCCGCCTCCAGTCCAGCGGCTGCTGCCGCCATGACTCCAGCCACGGCGGCGGCGACGACCACCACGGCGTCTACCGCGCCGAGTGCTGAGGAGATGAAAAAAATGATGGAGCTCTCTCAGCTGAACGACAATCACAAGCTCCTGGCCTCCACCGCCGGCACCTGGAGTTATGTCGTCAAAATGTGGATGGATCCGAAAGGAAGCCCGACCGAATCAAAAGGGACGGCGATCAGAAAAGCCGTCATGGACGGCCGCTACGTCACTGGCGATTACTCGGGCAACTTCAAAATGCCAGGCGCCGATGGCAAACCGAAGGAGATGAAGTTCCAGGGCATGTCGATGGACGGCTACGACAATGTGAAGCAAAAATTCGTTTCCGGCTGGGTCGATAATATGGGGACCGGCATTTACATCACCGAGGGCACCTACGACGCCTCGAGCAAGACCATCACCTACACCGGCGAGTTCGAGATGATGCCCGGAATGAAATCGAAGGTCCGCGAATTGATCAAGTTTACTGACAAGGACCACATGGCGATGGAGTACTTCGAAGATCGCGGCCAGGGCGAAGCGAAGTCCATGGAGATCAGCTACACCCGCAAGAAATAG